The Vanacampus margaritifer isolate UIUO_Vmar chromosome 15, RoL_Vmar_1.0, whole genome shotgun sequence genome contains the following window.
attttgtaaaaaaaaaaagaagcatattTAGTctccaaaatcaaaataaaaccacgCAGAATAAATTACACAATATGCTGCTTCTATGCAACGCAGTCTTGCATTCAACATCACATGATGACCTTTTGAGCGTCCTCAAACTATCCTGCTATTCCCTCGAGTTCACCACATGAACCTCTGCGTGGTGGCACTGTCCGGCCATTGAAACTTCTTGTTGATGAAAATGTAAATGGTGACGCCGTTGATGGCCGTGTACAGCACAAACTCGAGGGCTAGTCTGGGCAGGGATGGGAGCGGCATGTGCAGGCGGTACAACAGGTACGGAACGATGAAGTAGCGGAATTCCAGAAGCTTCTGCGGGACGGTGGCGGCCAGGAGACAAGACAGGAAAGCCACGCTCCAGAAGAGCGAACGCGACTTCAGTGAGTCTAGGAAGTGCCAGCCGGCAAAAATGTACACGGGAATCAGGAGGAAGCGCAGCACCTCGTGCCTTTGGAAGAACCTCTTCCACACGTAGAACGTGAAGTGGCGGTTGTCTGCCAGCAGGTACTTGTGGACGGCAGTGAACTTCCACACCACGAGGACGGAGACCACGGTGGCCACGAGAAAGAGGACTGGCTGCTTTTTCATGTCCTGCAGGAAGCGCCGCACGCGATGATGACACAGTGAGACGGGCAGGGAGAAGAAGAGGGCGAAGGAGAGGAAGTAGAAGAGCTGTGGGAAATTCAGGCAGGCTTCGTGGTTGGCGCGGTCGCCCACCACCACGCCGCCGTTCTGCCACACGAAGGCGAGGAACCCCACGGCCACCAGGGCGTAGGGCCACGCCACCAGCAACACCGCCTTCAAATGACCGGCACATGTGAAAAATTCCACACTAAAAAGCACAACGCGTTTGGCTCCGCTTCGAGAAAGAGGGACTTGAAAGGCAGCTGACTTGTCGTCCGACTTTTTGGAATGCGCCACCCTCCACGCGTCGTCCATGTGGCCGGCCACAAGGGTGCCGGCGCAGAACGCCACCCACACGATGTTGGTCTGGCGGAAGAGGACTGCGCAGGCGCCGAGTAGCGCCGAGGCCTTGTGACAGCCGTGCAGCGTCATGAGGTACgtgaagaggatgaagaaggTGGAGCCAGCGTCCGTGTAGTAGAGGAAGTTGAAGAAATAGAGCACGGGGAAGGTGGAGAGTGACAGCGCCGAGAGGATCCGCCGAGCGGCTCTTCGCGTCTGGATGGGGACAGACGAAAGTTATTGGgttgaaattaaattttcaaATCGCAAAGGCTGCcatttgtggaaaaacaaaaactaaatctgCTTCATTTCAATTGGCCAGTTGTGATACAGATGAAATTACTTCACCTTCTCCTTCGGGTGCAGCCTGCAAATGAGCCGGTAGAGCAGGTAGAGGTTGCCGCAGTTGAAGAGGAGGTTGATGAAGCGCAGCATGGCCGTGGAGCACACAACCTCGCCGGTCATGTCGGCGAGTCGCACCACGGGCTTGATGATGCCCACGGAGACCAGATAGAGGCCCGGGAGGGTGGTGATCATCGAGTCccactgtgcaaaaaaaacatgtatgtgtgtgtatgggagTGGACATTTTCCAGTACAATTCATTGAAATGTTATTACTGGTTATGAGTAAGTGTTTATTGTAACATtagaaataataaatgttagtCATATTTACTTGCATCCttaattattatgtttttttacttaGTTCTTGTTTGTAGATAAGAGAATAACATACAGTACCGGTAAATTCCATCAGGGTGATTTACACGAAGAACACCCCACGTTGCATTATGGGAATTGTAGTACAGTGTTCAAATGCGAGTTTTTATGGTTTAATGTGCCGGAGACAACTGCTGCTGTCTCAAATGATGCATTCACAACAATACATTAATTGGACAATTTGGGAATTCAAATATGTTTGCATGGAattaagggttaaaaaaaatcgcgtAGTCTCCGGATTAGCTAGTCCGCTAATCACTCCACCATTCACTCCTAGTCACTCCTCCATTGAAGTAAGACTATTTACCTGATTGAATTTCCCGTGGCAGTATTTTTGAGCTTGGGGTACATGGAAAATCTCGTCCATGTAGGGCTCTCGTTGCTCTCGGGTGACTTTGGAAAAGAGCAGGCAGGACACCAGAAAGTTGGTGCTGCACAACGCGGTGAAGATGTAGCCTTCAAATTTATCCATTTTCTCTATGCGATGTAAACGCAACTGCTACCGGAAACTAACTGTTAAAACTGTTAATGTTTCGTTTACTTGCATTACTACAATATGCGCAATTGAAAAGcccttaaaaataatacatggctaacattttttccccatatacatatatatgttgcagattaaaaaaaaaagggaagcgcTATTGTTGACGATGAGTGGTGCTGCTTCAAAATAGGCTCGACGTGGAACATGTACTACACGTAGATTGCTAGATTTTTGTTGTACTCGCTATTAGTTTACTATATTATAGAGGAATTACCAAGCACAATAACACTCATATGTACGGAATTTAATGTAACTCCTTAGACttgtgaacaaaaatataattattaccTACCCGAGTGCGTTCTTCCGGTGTTACCCTATATTTGGTCCTCCGCTCACAGCTTCACTTAACGTTTGGCGtcgtttttttcctccctgcaATGTGCacattgttgatttaaaaaaaagaaaatgcatttatcCCAGACCCTAGAACTTTCCCCCGACCTCAACGTGACGCAGATTCTTTTTAAAGAGGTCCAAAATGCCGCCGAACTACGGCAAAACGCCGTGCAAGGAAAAATAAAAGGTGCCCTGATCAAGCCTACGATGGTGAGTTTCAAGTTTATAGAATTTGTGTGAAGTCTGTTTGTCATTAagcttttaaatgtaattttcccCTTTGTTTTTAGCTGCTGAGTCCTTTCCAAGTGTTGGTGGCTGCAAATAAGGCTGTGCATTTACAGAAAATTAATCAAATGAAGACAAGAAGTTTATTTTCAGAGATTATCTTCAACCTGTCACCTACTAATAATGTAAGTTTGCATTTCTTAATGTGGGAAAAACTGCTATTTTTGACCTGAGCAATTAATTCCTTGAAACAGATCTCAGAAGCCTTCAAAAGATTTGGCATCTCGGACAGTGACAACTCCGTCCTGGTGGTCCTGGTCCACAACAAAGAAGACTCTCACCTGGTGGGGGACATGGCGACCAAAGTGGATGGACTGCAGATTCAAGTGGATGACATTTCCTCTTTGTCAGACcttgaaaagattaaaaaggTATGGTCCAATAATGGACGCGTTTGTCCCAATGGATTTAACCCCTATCTTTCCATTTGTCTTGTCTTTCAGCTGTACAAAGTCAGTCTTCATGAGGAGAAGTGTGGCACTCTTCTTGATGCAGTCATATGCAGAATGGCCACCAAGGATGTAATGTAACTCCAATGAGGCCCTCATCTTTCCATACAGACTATTGTTTATTTGGCCTTAGATTAGGATTGGGTTAATAGGTTTACGCTTGTCCAAAATACATTCTCTTCCTTGTCTCAGTGCAAACAAACATGTCAACTAGGCAGATTTCATGTGCTTTATTTCTTATacgtgtttttaaaaataacgtTAAGACATGACAGTGATCGTTTTCTATTACGGAGTGAATTTCACATGTGTCAGTCTGGAAAGTTTGCAAGCTCATTCTTGCCGATGTTCCCGCCGCTGAGGATGCACACAACATCCCTCCCCTCAAGTTGGGGTATTTTGGCGGCAGCAATGGCAGCGAAGGCGGCCGAACCAGACGGCTCTACCACCAGGCCCGCTCGGTACAGGGTCGACACGGCTGCTTTGATGTCGTCGTCGTTCACCAGGACGATTTCCTCCACGTAGCGCTAGCACAGCTCGTAGGGCAGCGTGCCTGATGGTCAAATCAAGAAAAATGATGCCATGGAAATTGCACGTCTGTGTGTGAGAACTAAAGATAAAGCAAATACAAATTATTCAAGACTATTTTATTGTATAGCTAGGTAAGTCTTAAATGCCATTAATATCATCTTGTTTTGAAACCTATGATTCCACATTCTGCTCATGTTTTAGGTTTTTCAGATGGTATTTCAGTATCGCTATCAAGATGCCAGGTATCAATGTTTGAATTTTGGCACACACTTGGGGCACAACTGCCATTTTGGAAGACATTTTGACTCAGGgatatattaactttttatgccAGCAATTTGTGAGAGTGAATTAAGGTTGTTATAAAAGACTTTGACTACTTTATATTGCAGCAAACTTGTTTCTATAGTGTTGTACAAGAAGctaaattatttacaaaaataagagGGCTGCACTTGTGTGACATGTATCACACATCAAACTGACGTACACACCTCACAAAAAGTATGTTGCAAAATGCCAATGTATTaatcagtaatttaaaaaatggttggAAAAAATGGATGGTGACAGCCCACACACATTGTTGAcattaaatgaagaaaaaaagtaattgtcaAAACCATCCACATTCGATAATTGTACTTCATTCTTgaagaaataattcaaaaaagatTTACGATGTGGCTGCATAGTTTTGAAGATGTACAGTAAAACCAAGCTTGTAATCTATATCTGATAATATATCCGatgttaaaaagttattttttaatacaaacagTATTCAAGGTATTCAAAACAAGTTTGTAAAGATGAAGTCCCCTTTATGAGATGtgttcaaacattttcacatttgtcaAACCTGTCACGATTAAGTTGTAATTTATTTGAGATAACTtaattaagtatttattttgagatttttccactaaaaaaacgttttatcaAATGAAATTTGAATGTTCATATTAAGATACTACCTGCAAATGGTGGTGCAAGTCCTGATGCAATGCTGCTTGTGGCCATGCCCACTGGCTTCTTCTGGATGAAGCTCTTGTACATGGTGCAGGCTGAAGTCAAACATTCACACCAGCCATCAGTGCTGACTTAGCTCTATGGCTCATTTTACAATTGGAAGATGTGTTCTGCTTACCTCCTTCTGGCTCCACACCATAGATTCTGGTCTTGTCACATCCTGACAGCTTGACTGCAGCAGCCACTCCGGCCAGCAGCCCCCCTCCTCCGCAGCATACCGCCACAACATCAGGCTCAGGCATCACTTCCAGGACCTCCAGACCCAAACTACACATACAGTTATACCTCATCcacgtgtttgtttttcattgggGGTACCTGGCATGTCCCGCGATGAGATCCAGGTCATCGTAGGAGTGCAGGAAGGTCATGTCGTCCTCCTGAACACAACGGTTCACCACATTCAtcagacaggaagtggaaacTCTCTCCACATCCACGCCAAAACtctgaaggaaagaaaaaaaaatgagtgagtAAACTACCGATTTACTTGCATGCATTATTGTGTATAACCTCTGACCTGTATGAGGACGGATCTGGATATCGGGGCAGTTTCTGGCATCACCACTTTACCTTTAGACCCGTAGTGTTTTGACGCATATGCAAACGACTTCCCATAATTCCCTGCGGACATGGTGACAAAATTGCCACCCTTTGGCCTCCTAGCAAACTGATTGGCCACACCTCTAATTTTAAAGGACCCTGCAATTAAAAATGCCACCAACCTAGGGTCACATGAGCTGGAGGCAAAAGAATCAATGCCTAATTACAGTTGTATTTATATAACTTCTAATAATCATAGTTAATTCCCCCGCTCAATCAAAGTCTACAACATCTAATTTAAAAGCACACTCTTGCCTGTTCTCTGCATATTCTCCAGTTTAAGATGGATACTATGGGCCTTGTTGACAGGCAGGGTGGTCTGGCTCCAGGTGATCATGGGGGTGTTGATGACTCCCAATGGGCTTCTCCTCACGGTCTCCCTGGCTTCCAATAGAAGATCCAGGGTGACACTGTCTGCAGACACCTCGCCCATCTGCTCAAAACAATGTAAATACATATTTGCTTAGTCACCTCACTAAACAGCGAaaactgcacaaaaacaaaaaacaagtcatGGTTGAACCcggataaaatgtattttattttataaaccttGCTAAGAAATCATAGTgagtttttaaacatcaatttaaaCGTTAAGTGAGTcataatagataaaaaaaattcactcacCTTTTATTCGTAAAAACTCAAAATATGTGCAACTCCGTGGCGGTGTTACAATACTTGTTTCCCCCTCTGAGAGAGAGGTTCCGGAGTGATTGGGTTTTCGAGTCGGACATTAATCTGCAATGGACTGCAATCATGGCTGTGCGCAGTAGTGACACGAGTGTTAAagctaattaatttaatttctaaCAGGTACGTGAGCGGAATTAGTTGAAGAAGATGGGTGTTATACGGCACGTAGTGTGCGCAATGTCGGGCGGCGTTGACAGCTCCGTCGCGGCCTTGTTGCTGAAGAAAAGAGGTGGGTCGAAGTCACATTGACATACAGTAACAACAACAGGCGTTGTACAACAGGAACGCCTGGCCATTTCATTAAATACACACCACTATTGACATCCCATGCACAAATTAACAAACGTAGTCATTGTAATTACTTtgacaataaatatttaatgttgGCCATTTTAGGCTATAACGTGACAGGGATTTTCATGAAGAACTGGGACTCCCTGGATGAAAGTGGGGTGTGCACCACAGATAAGGACTGCGAGGATGCCTACAAAGTGTGCCAGATGCTGGACATCCCCTTCCATCAAGTGTCATATGTTAAGGAATACTGGCATGAGGTTTTCAGGTATTCCGAATGTCAACATAAATGTTGTCAACTCCTTTTCCTGCCTATCTAATTGTGGTCTTCTGCACCTTTTCAGTAATCTGTTAAAGGAATATGAGAAAGGAAGGACACCAAATCCAGATATACTCTGCAATAAGCATATTAAATTCAGCCATTTCCACAAGTACGCAATCATAACTCTAGGTATGTTGTAGTCTACAAGAGTGGCCACATTTATTTTGCCTTTGGTTTTAAAAACTGACagatgagatttaaaaaaaatatatctaatagtcttattttctgaattattttgttaaacTTTTTTATGAACccttcttttatgttttgtttctttgtacaatcatttatcttattaccttttttttttttttttgacattttatgacatttttctgTGCTTTTTGACATGTAGGTGCTGACGCCATGGCAACAGGCCACTACGCGAGGACCTCCCAGGAAGATGAGGAGGTCTTCCAGCAACCCCCCAAAACCGGGCCTCTCGTGCTCTTCAGAAATCGATTTGAGCTCCGAAACCGTATGTGTTGCCTTCACTCTGCGATTTTACACCCCAATTTCACCTCATCACTCTGACCCCCCCAGCGGTTAGACTGCATAAGGGGGCCGATCTCGTCAAAGACCAGACCTTCTTCCTCAGCCAGATCTCCCAGGATGCCCTGCGGCAGACCTTGTTCCCACTCGCTGGCCTCACCAAGGACTTTGTGAAAAAGATGGCGGCTGAAGCAGGCTTTCACCATGTGCTGAAAAAGAAAGAGGTGACTCAAAATAAGAGTATGTAGAAAACACATGTGTGTTTATTACTAGATTGTTTTTTCAGAGCATGGGCATCTGCTTCATTGGCGAGAGAAACTTTGAAAACTTTATTCTGGAGGTAAGTTTGATTATGTCTAACTTGATTAAAGCTGCCAAAATGGAGAAACATTCTGGTTTCCATGGAAAGTTAAACTGGGATGGCCAtgatttatccccccccccccccccagtaccTCGAACCTAAACCTGGTAACTTTGTATCCATTGAGGATGGGACTGTAATGGGCACGCACAAAGGTATGTTTACAGCTGTGGACAACAAGTTTCAATTCAGTGCATCCCAATCTTAATGGCTCATCCTTTGACCTCCACGTCAAGGCTGGTTCACTCTGACGCTGGGACAGAGGGCGCGGATTGGAGGACAGAGGGATGCCTGGTTTGTAGTGGACAAAGATATCAATACGGGTGACGTGCTGGTGGTAAGGTTTCTGCTTTAAGTGACCTGAAGAACACAAGAAAGAACatcaaatgttaaataaattttaaaaaatccccatAATGGGCTGAGCCACTAAtttaaatacagtggtacctcggagtttgaacacaattcgttcctgtgaagtgttcaaagtctgaattgttcaacctctgaaacattttttcccatcggaaataatgtaaatgcaactaATTTGTTCCCAagttccaaaaacagaaaattcctattttaatttctatttatgtaaaaaaaaaaaaacatttacagtatttaaataaataaaaatacttactTTTTTTGTCGTGGTGTGATGGcctcagtggatgaaaaatactgtgttaatgcatgctttagttcagtgctgagttagtgtattttacattgggcatattgttagactactaaggggtCCTTGTGCGATGTTTAGCGTCAGgcatgttgttgaacagctaaggggggtccttgtGCAGTATTTACCGAAGTAGTcacagtagttacaacggcgcgataatctccttcgtAAATCCACTAGtgttcgtagcactgtacgtTTTTCTGATCTGCCACTGGAActgctgtctttctttgggcccatatCGAAGAAAATTGccgtggaaaaatctaaatgcactcgcAAATGTACGAATCACCTGCGGGAGTATTCACCCGCtgtgactggaaatgagcagcgcttCGTCTCCACTACCgcacgtgagcattcggcatcactcggcttcactcggctacccgatcGAGGTACCTTCGGCCTTGCTTGGTTTACTtgtgtgttcaaactccgagaatgaggtcaaactccgaggcatttttttattccgattttttggtcGAAGTTCGATTTGTACGAGGTtcgaactccgaggttccactgtatgttCATTGTAAGCTGTGCCTCTTTACCGCCCCCTAGTGGACTATAGGCTACTGAGCTGACttaaattgttcaaatttcACCTGCTTatcacaaatcaaaacaattgacTAATTTCTAATCAATTTCAAATGTCTTTGGCCTCAGGCACCGTCGACCAATCACCCGTCTCTTTTCCGCGACGCCCTACGGACGGATCGCTTCCACTGGATCGCAGAGGACCCGCCGCCCCAACTGGCCCGGAGCAAGATGATGGAGTGTCATTTCCGCTTCATCCACCAGATGCCGCTAAGTGTGTGCATTTAACACTACAAGAAGGGATTTTGATGCATAAAAGAAACATTCTTAGTCAACATATTGTGCTTACCAGCTCCCTGCACTGTGACTCTCAACATGGACGGGTCTGTGTGGATCTCACTCGCGCAGCCACTCAGAGCTTTGACGCCTGGACAGGTAGTGAATCAATTTCACTTTTCAACTCTTTTCATATACTTTACAAAGTCCTTCTCCCTCTCTAGTTCGCAGTGCTCTACAAAGGGGAAGAGTGCCTGGGAAGCGGCAAGATCATCCAGCTGGGGCCCACTGACTTTACCATCCAGCGGAGCCGGGAATGTTCGGCAGCTACTCACCTGAGTAAAGGCGAGCAGAGGCCAGAGCCGGTCAGATGACACGGCCCTctaatattcattaaaaaagaattataatgtaaaaaaaaaaatatatatattgtaataagTTGTATAAGTACATGATATTGaggtattttcttgttttgttttttaattgtaagtGTGGTGTCCTATAAATATCCATTCATGCATCCATTAGAGACTGAATACTTCTCAATATACTTGCGCCATTAAAAAACAGATTAGTATATTTTACCACTTCTGCACCTTGGTTTACTCCTGCTCTGTGACAGTTAAAATCCAAAGGACGCCAACTTGAGCGCCTGCACAAGAGAACTGAACTCACTGTACACAAGGTCATGTATACACAACACCttattcattacaaaaaaaaatcttgctatTACACAACATTAATCCATAAAAATGAAGGCAACTATGAGGCACTATTTTCTCTGCTTGACAATATTTCACATCCACCTTACTCCATTCCTTCCCACCTCTACTCATCAGTTTTCTGCAATTTCCTTATGtcattttttgactcaaaaaTCAAATGGATCCACCAGCAACTTCCTTCTTCCCCCTCGTCTAGTGTGTCCTTAGTGCCTCCCCATgtttcatccatccatgcattgtCAAGTTTTACTCTGCCTTCCGCTTCAGACATCTCAGAAATAATTTGTCATTCCAAACCCTCTACTTGCCAGCTCGATCCCCTACTGCTCGGTCTAAAGCCTGCCTCCCGTCTCTAATCCCCTTTTTTCACCAACATTATTCACTCATCTCTCTCCACTGGTATTTTTCCAACAGCATTTAAAACTGCTGCTAGAGCCCCAATACAAATCTGGTTCAGATTCTAATAATTTCAATAACCTTCGTCCCATTTCAAACCCTCCATTTCTTTCAAAAGTCTTGGAAAAAACTTGCCTCACAACTCCACACCCATTTTACCTAATGATCTATATGAACAGTTCCAATCTGGTTTCCGCCCCTCCACAGTACAGAAACTGCCCTCATTAAGATCACCAATGACCTCCTTCTGGCAGCTGACTCAGGCCTACTCACCATTCTTATTCTCCTCGATCTCACAGCAGCTTTTGACACAATTTCTCACACCATGCTCCTGACCAGACTCCACAGCATTGGCATTACAGATAGACCTTTTCAATGGTTTAGTTCTTACCTGTCCGGCGCACCCAGTTTGTTCAAATGAAATCATTCAAATCCTATCTGTCCCCCGTCTATTCTGGTGTTTTCCAGGGGTCTGTTTTGGCCCCCCTCCTCTTTATTGTCTACATCTTACCTCTTGGCAATATACTTCGCAAATTCAATTTACATTTTCACTGTTATGCGGATGACACCCAGCTCTACCTGTCTACTAACCTCAATGccactttctttccttcctccctGACTGACTGTTTTCACTAACTCAAACAATGGTTCCCATCCAATCTTCTTCAACTTAACAGTAACAAAATTGAAATCCTATTGATAGGTATTAAGTCCACTTTAGCCCAAACTGACAGTTTTTCCATTGCACCTGTCAATTTCTCAGTTTCTCCCTCCCCTCAGGTTAAAAGTCTGGGTGTCATCCTTGAcagcacattttcttttcagtcaCACATAAACAACATCACCCGATCTGCATACTTCCATTTACGCAACATAAATCGTCTCCGCCCATCTCTCACACATCACACTGCTGCTGTTCGTGTTCATAGCCACGTCACTTCTTGCCTGGATTATTGTAACTCTCTTCTGTTTGGTCTCCCCATCAAATCACTTCAAAAATTACAACTTCTCCAGAACTCTGCTGCTCGCATTATTATAAGGACCCCTTCCATGCACCACATTACTCCAGTCCTGCAAAAACTTAATTGGCTTCCTGTCCGTTTCCgcatccaatacaaaatactgATCTGCACTTTTAAGGCCATAAATAACCTCGCTCCTCCATATCTCATGGACCTTCTTCACATTGCCACACCTTCTTGCTCTCTCAGATCTTCATCTGGCCTCCACCTCTCCATTCCTTTTGCCCGCCTGGCCACCGTCGGGGACAGAACTTTCAACCACTCTGCCCCCCGTCTTTGAAATGCACTACCACCTG
Protein-coding sequences here:
- the alg10 gene encoding dol-P-Glc:Glc(2)Man(9)GlcNAc(2)-PP-Dol alpha-1,2-glucosyltransferase, producing MDKFEGYIFTALCSTNFLVSCLLFSKVTREQREPYMDEIFHVPQAQKYCHGKFNQWDSMITTLPGLYLVSVGIIKPVVRLADMTGEVVCSTAMLRFINLLFNCGNLYLLYRLICRLHPKEKTRRAARRILSALSLSTFPVLYFFNFLYYTDAGSTFFILFTYLMTLHGCHKASALLGACAVLFRQTNIVWVAFCAGTLVAGHMDDAWRVAHSKKSDDKSAAFQVPLSRSGAKRVVLFSVEFFTCAGHLKAVLLVAWPYALVAVGFLAFVWQNGGVVVGDRANHEACLNFPQLFYFLSFALFFSLPVSLCHHRVRRFLQDMKKQPVLFLVATVVSVLVVWKFTAVHKYLLADNRHFTFYVWKRFFQRHEVLRFLLIPVYIFAGWHFLDSLKSRSLFWSVAFLSCLLAATVPQKLLEFRYFIVPYLLYRLHMPLPSLPRLALEFVLYTAINGVTIYIFINKKFQWPDSATTQRFMW
- the tprkb gene encoding EKC/KEOPS complex subunit TPRKB, which produces MHLSQTLELSPDLNVTQILFKEVQNAAELRQNAVQGKIKGALIKPTMLLSPFQVLVAANKAVHLQKINQMKTRSLFSEIIFNLSPTNNISEAFKRFGISDSDNSVLVVLVHNKEDSHLVGDMATKVDGLQIQVDDISSLSDLEKIKKLYKVSLHEEKCGTLLDAVICRMATKDVM
- the LOC144034966 gene encoding LOW QUALITY PROTEIN: L-threonine dehydratase catabolic TdcB-like (The sequence of the model RefSeq protein was modified relative to this genomic sequence to represent the inferred CDS: substituted 1 base at 1 genomic stop codon); protein product: MGEVSADSVTLDLLLEARETVRRSPLGVINTPMITWSQTTLPVNKAHSIHLKLENMQRTGSFKIRGVANQFARRPKGGNFVTMSAGNYGKSFAYASKHYGSKGKVVMPETAPISRSVLIQSFGVDVERVSTSCLMNVVNRCVQEDDMTFLHSYDDLDLIAGHASLGLEVLEVMPEPDVVAVCCGGGGLLAGVAAAVKLSGCDKTRIYGVEPEGACTMYKSFIQKKPVGMATSSIASGLAPPFAGTLPYELCXRYVEEIVLVNDDDIKAAVSTLYRAGLVVEPSGSAAFAAIAAAKIPQLEGRDVVCILSGGNIGKNELANFPD
- the trmu gene encoding mitochondrial tRNA-specific 2-thiouridylase 1 isoform X1; translated protein: MGVIRHVVCAMSGGVDSSVAALLLKKRGYNVTGIFMKNWDSLDESGVCTTDKDCEDAYKVCQMLDIPFHQVSYVKEYWHEVFSNLLKEYEKGRTPNPDILCNKHIKFSHFHKYAIITLGADAMATGHYARTSQEDEEVFQQPPKTGPLVLFRNRFELRNPVRLHKGADLVKDQTFFLSQISQDALRQTLFPLAGLTKDFVKKMAAEAGFHHVLKKKESMGICFIGERNFENFILEYLEPKPGNFVSIEDGTVMGTHKGWFTLTLGQRARIGGQRDAWFVVDKDINTGDVLVAPSTNHPSLFRDALRTDRFHWIAEDPPPQLARSKMMECHFRFIHQMPLTPCTVTLNMDGSVWISLAQPLRALTPGQFAVLYKGEECLGSGKIIQLGPTDFTIQRSRECSAATHLSKGEQRPEPVR
- the trmu gene encoding mitochondrial tRNA-specific 2-thiouridylase 1 isoform X3 gives rise to the protein MGVIRHVVCAMSGGVDSSVAALLLKKRGYNVTGIFMKNWDSLDESGVCTTDKDCEDAYKVCQMLDIPFHQVSYVKEYWHEVFSNLLKEYEKGRTPNPDILCNKHIKFSHFHKYAIITLGADAMATGHYARTSQEDEEVFQQPPKTGPLVLFRNRFELRNPVRLHKGADLVKDQTFFLSQISQDALRQTLFPLAGLTKDFVKKMAAEAGFHHVLKKKESMGICFIGERNFENFILEYLEPKPGNFVSIEDGTVMGTHKGWFTLTLGQRARIGGQRDAWFVVDKDINTGDVLVAPSTNHPSLFRDALRTDRFHWIAEDPPPQLARSKMMECHFRFIHQMPLIRSALQRGRVPGKRQDHPAGAH
- the trmu gene encoding mitochondrial tRNA-specific 2-thiouridylase 1 isoform X2; amino-acid sequence: MGVIRHVVCAMSGGVDSSVAALLLKKRGYNVTGIFMKNWDSLDESGVCTTDKDCEDAYKVCQMLDIPFHQVSYVKEYWHEVFSNLLKEYEKGRTPNPDILCNKHIKFSHFHKYAIITLGADAMATGHYARTSQEDEEVFQQPPKTGPLVLFRNRFELRNPVRLHKGADLVKDQTFFLSQISQDALRQTLFPLAGLTKDFVKKMAAEAGFHHVLKKKESMGICFIGERNFENFILEYLEPKPGNFVSIEDGTVMGTHKGWFTLTLGQRARIGGQRDAWFVVDKDINTGTVDQSPVSFPRRPTDGSLPLDRRGPAAPTGPEQDDGVSFPLHPPDAANSLHCDSQHGRVCVDLTRAATQSFDAWTVRSALQRGRVPGKRQDHPAGAH